The genomic window GTGCCCGGTTCCCATTTGCCGGTGCCCGGCTCCTTCCCCCGGCTCCTCCGCCCGGCTCCGTCCCCTCGCATCTCGGGAGCCGGGGCTCCCCCTCCTCCATAAATAACAGCGGCGAGGTAAAAATAATTAcctctgcttgctgcttttaattaaagTCTCGGAGGGAAAGTGCCGGATTATGGTAATGAGCAGCCACGCGTCCCCCTCGCAGAGCGGCCCGGGAGGGCAGCGGGTATGCCAGCGCCGGCAATGACGACCCCCGAAACCCCctggccccgctccccgccggggCTGGAGTCCGCGGGAGGATTTCTCAGGGTTTTCTCGGGGTTTTCTCTCCCCCGGTTCCCCCCGGAACCACAAATCACGGCGCAGCCTCCCCTGAGCTCcgttattttctccttttccagcgCTGCTGCTTTTCCTATCGAAACCCCGAAAGGCAAACACAACTACctcctttttgtccttttgttgttgtgctggtggtgttttgtgatttgtgttttttttgggggggggatgttggtttggttttgttttccccccacCCTTTTGTTTTTATCCCCCCGGCGCCGCCGATAACGCGCCCGCCTCGCCCCTCTCTCCGCCCGCAGGGATGGAGGACGCCGGCGTGCAGAGGGGGCTGTGGGACGGGGACGCCAAGACGGTGCAGCAGTGCTTGACTGACATTTTCACCAGCGTTTACACCACCTGCGACATCCCGGAAAATGCCATTTTCGGCCCCTGCGTCCTGAGCCACACGTCGCTCTATGACAGCATCGCCTTCATCGCCCTCAAATCCACCGACAAGCGCACCGTGCCCTACATCTTTCGGGTAAGCTCCGCTCCCGGctcgggggcagcccccagcccgctCCCCCCGGGGGCTCCGGTGCCCGGCGGGGGctggcccggcccggcccggcccggggcgcGCCGTCGAGGCGGGCTGGCTCCCTACGGCGGCGCCTTGCAGGTGGACACGTCGGCGGCCAACGGCTCGGCCGAGGGGCTGATGTGGCTGCGGCTGGTGCAGTCGGCCCGGGAGCGGGAGGAGCAGAACCTGGAGGCCTACATCAAGAGCGGGCAGCTCTTCTACCGCTCCCTGCGCCGCATCGCCAAGGACGAGGAGCTGCTGGTGTGGTACGGCAAGGAGCTcaccgagctgctgctgctcggccCCGCCCGGGCCCCCGCCCGCTCCAACGGTGGGTGTCCCCCCCCGAAACCCTCCAGTTTCCCCTCTCTACCCCTATCCCCGACGGCGGGAGGCGAGGGGacagcggggccgggaggggaggcTCCCCTCCTCGTCCCCCGCGGCCCCAAAGGGGCGGCCGCGCTGACAGCCCCCCGCGTCCCTTCCCCgtccccccgtgtccccgctCAGGCTCGCCGCCTTACGCGTGCCCCGAGTGCAGCCAGCGCTTCCAGTTCGAGCTGCCCTTCGCCGCCCACCTGCGGTTCCGCTGCCCCAAGAGGCTGCACGGCGCCGGCAccggccccgccgagccccaCGGAGGCAAAGAGGCCGCGGGCAAGGAGCCGGAGGCCGCCAAGTTCTGCAAGCCGGCCGGGCCGCTCCACCACCCCTTCCCCGACGGCACCGCCGCCACCAAGCCCTCCACGGACTTCCACAACCTGGCGAGGGAGCTGGAAAACTCCCGCGGCGCCCCCGGCTCCGGAGGCTCCCCGGGGAGGCCGGCGCCCCCCGACGGCGCCCCCGAGGCGGCCGGGGGCAAGGCGAAGCGGCGCTACCCCGAGGAAGAGGAGCGGGGCCGCTTCCCCACGGAGCGGCCGGGGCTGCCGTCGGCGCCCAAGGAGGAGCTGGTGTGcaccccgcagcagcagcagcagtaccGGGCGGCCGGCTCCTACTGCGGCCTGGAGGAGGGGGGCCGCCTCTTcgcgccccccagccccgagaCGGGCGAGGCCAAGCGCAGCGCCTTCGTCGAGGTGAAGAAGGCGGCCCGCGGCCCCGAGCCCGACGGCGCGGCCGAGGAGGGCCAGGAGCGCGCTTCTCCCCCGGGGACGGGCACGGGGGGACCCGGGCCCggcgggggggagccggggctgtgcccccGCGGCTCCGGGGGGCCCCTGGGCGCCCGGCTGGAGGGGGGCAGCCCGGCGCGGGGCAGCGCCTTCAGCACCGTGCCGCAGCtcggcggcggccccggcggcggccccggcgggGCGGAGGAGCGCAAGAGCGCCTTCTCGCAGCCCGCCCGCTCCTTCCCTCACGGGCCGCCGCTGGTGCTGGGCCAGAAGCTGGGCGGCCTGGGCGAGCCGTGCCCCGACGGCTcctccgccgcccccggccgcctgTACGCCGCCGAGGCGCTGGCCGTCAAGctgcccggcggcggcggcgagggggcggcgggcggcggcggcggccccgggggcggcccggggggcggcccggggggcggcggggggctgcccAAGCAGAGCCCCTTCCTCTACGCCACCGCCTTCTGGCCCAAGagctcggcggcggcggcggtggcggcggcggcggcggggcccctgcagctgcagctgccgTCGGCGCTGACGCTGCTGCCGCCGTCGTTCACGTCGCTGTGCCTGCCGGCGCAGAACTGGTGCGCCAAGTGCAACGCCTCCTTCCGCATGACCTCGGACCTGGTGTACCACATGCGCTCCCACCACAAGAAGGAGTACGCGCTGGAGCCCCTGGTCAAGCGGCGCCGCGAGGAGAAGCTCAAGTGCCCGATCTGCAACGAGTCCTTCCGAGAGCGGCACCACCTCTCCCGCCACATGACCTCGCACAACTAGCcggggggcacggcggggggcacggcggggggcggcggaggcggcggctTACGAGTACATTGTTTAAAATGTCATATATTGCAACATATTGATGCATTTGTCATACGTTTCTACTTAAATTATTGAGCACTTATGGTTTAGGTGTAAGAATAATTCTATGTCAgggtaaatttttattttagatatgAAGCtacggggggcggcggggcgggcgccgTCTGCGCCGGGCTCCGCTTGCACCGGGCTCCGTTTGCACCGAGTCCTCTTGCACCGGACCCCGCTTGCACCGGGTCCGTTCACACCGGGCTCCGCTTGCACCGGGTCCGTTCACACCGGGCTCCGCTTGCACCGGGCTCCGCCGCCCGCTCGCCGCCCCCTtcgcccccgccgcccgcccccgcgtGTAACTTCGTGCCCGTGAAATGGAGTCTCAATAGTTCCGTGTTTCTTTTCATCCCCTCTTCCCCCGCCACACGCACCCCTGGAAAAGATTTATTAAACTTTATAGTTTATCTGGGTATGTTGGATGCTTTGACAATAaatgactttattttcttcaacgCGGCTGCACGTTACTCGGCGCCGGGGTGGTGGTggagtggtggtggtgatggtggtggtgggggaatGGTGCTGGGGTCGTGGTGCTGGGGTCGTGGTCCccgtcccggtcccggtcctcgccccccgcagccccgcggctGCCCCGCACCGCCCCGCGCTCGCCGCTCGCTGCTTCCCGTCTCGGTCCTGCCGTGCCTGCCCTCTCCTTCGTTTCGGTCTGAACCgcattcttcctttcctcctctctttatttctataattttctttatttctttaattttctttatttctttccctttttctttctttctttcactttttctttcattaaaaaaaaaaatccttctatttttcccttttttctttctctttatttcctctttctctttccttctttccatccattttctctctgttttccttttcttctctctcttccacCGCTCCcgttttcctcttttctctctctactgTCTTTATATTCTTCTTTATATATAGAAAGAATATTCCATTGCTtccttacatatttttaaatttccttccattttcctttctccgttttcttttcatttttcctttcttcttttcctgtctcccttttcctttcatttgcctttccccctttcctttcccctttcctttctccttttccttttctccttttcctttctcctgttccttttccttttctccttttccttttcattttctccttttcctttctccttttcctttctccttttccttttccttttttccttttcctttctccttttccttttccccttattcttttaatttcttttttctcctttttctttctctcttttcctttttcgctttctcttctcctgtatttttttcttttgatttctcctttctactttttcctttctacgtttttttttcatatttttaattttctttgatttcttctttctcccttttcctttcctctttttctttttcttttctttttctttttctttttctttttctttttctttttcttttccttttccttttccttttccttttccttttccttttttctttttctttttcctttctttctttcttattccgTTTTTACTTTCCCCTTTCCCCGCTGTGCTTTTCGCTTTTTCGTTTTCCTGTgtcctctctcccttttcctttctccgTTCTTTTggcttttccccttcccctttctccttcccttttccttcccagcctttcccacacccccagcccccataGCTCCGTCCCACCCCGCACCTCGCCCCACCGGGACCCTTCTCCCCCCGGCGGTGCCCAGACCCCGGGTACGCAggtgggggagctggggggtcGCCCTGGGGGCTCGGCTGGGGTGTgtggggctctggggggctgGGAGACTCCCTCCAGGGCGAGAGGGACTTTTTGTCCCATTAAGTGTATTTTGATtgctcttttttgctttttcctccttttttcccaaACCTCCGGCCCCGCCGGACGCGTCCATCCCGGGAGCGCTCCCAGCCCCGCCTCCCCGCGTTTAATTGCGCTTTAATTACCGCGGCTCCTCAGCGCTCCCTAATGAGCGCCCAGCCGCTCAGGGGGGCTTTCCCgttgctggaggtgctggggggggatttgggatgTCCGGATGCTCCCGGGGCCGCTCACGGGCGGGCACTGCCACCTAGCGGGGCTCCTGTCTCTCCTccagccccgggcagccccgAGGATGAGGAGGGGCCTTCTTCAGCCTCCCTCCTCTGGCCTCCCTCCTCTGGCCTTCCCAGGAGCGGGATAAGCGCCCTCTTTCTGCCCGTTGTGGCTCTCCCCTGCCCTCTCCGGGCTCCGGCTGGTAGAAGAACCACGCGTGGCTGCCAGGCTGGCGCTGGGCACGCCGGTGGCAGTGGAAAATCGGGTACGGAGCCCCCCTCGCAGCAGACAGCTCCCAAAATGCAAGCCCTGTAGCTCTGAGCACATAAGAAGGGGCGAGCCGTGTGGTTCGCTGGATGCTCGGCGTGctcctgctttggcagggaaaTTGCAAACGTCTCGCTCGGGGAGGGGGAAATATTCCTGAGGTACCGGCAGCGGGCGTACAACAAGCGCACACCAAGCACCAGGCCAACGGGGAAAGCTGCTGTCGAGCTCGGCGCTGCTCTGACAACTGCTGGAGTGCACCTGTCTGTTTTCCAGCAGAGGCTCCTGCTCACTTCTAAAGACTTTTGCCTTACTTTTAACCAAGAGCCCTCCTCTCCAGGCACCGCAGCTCGCACCAGCACCCTGTTATCCCCTCCGTTTGCCTCCAGTTTGCTCTGTAACCGAGCCTTGAATAATTTAGGTAGCATCGCGTCAGCTTTCAGAGGctgctggtgtgtgtgtgtgtggaagggCTGCAACTGCCAAAGGCAATTAAATTGGATTATTCCAGGAAGTGAGCTATtagggttatttatttatttagattcaagacttccttttttttttttttttttttttttccctttcttttttttttctttttctctccactgCATGGGCACCGCTTGGCCTCACGGAAATGCTCGCAAGGGGAAATCACCATCCGACAGCTCCCTGTGGGGTCTGTGTAACCCCTGGACCCCAAAAGGATGCTCGCAGCCCCCACAGGCCCACGGTGGGTCACTGAGTGCAGGCAGTGTGCTTCTGGGGCCGACTGCTACAGCTGGAAGGAGTAAATGAGCTTTTGACCTTCCTTCAGGTATGTGCATCTATATTTAGGGGCATCTATATTTATccacatgtgtatatatataaacacgCGTATCTGTACGggcatataaatatattatatccTGAGCTGCCGTGCGTGGCTGCAGGATCACCCCGCCCGCACCAGCCCATGCCGTGTGCGACCTTCAGCTTCCTCGCGAGGCATGCCGGAGGCTCAGCCTCCTTCCTGCCGAACCCAAACCCCGCTGATGGCTCCAGACAGGATTTGGGGGGTATTTGGTTggaaaaatgctgatttatGTGAGTGATGAGGCTGGGAGGGTGTGGAGGTGTTGGCTTGTGTGGAGGCAAGATTTTTCTGATAGCTTTTTGGGGatggaaaaaagattttttgggAGTCCggagagggagaaagggggATGTTGGCACCAGCGATGGATGCCTTTCTGCTGGGAAGAAATCTGGCTGGTGGGGCATGGAGTCAGTCTTGGGGTTGAGGCATGTCTTGGGGTCATGGCACTGTCAGTGGGAGGCCACGTGGATGCTGTTCCCAAATTTTGGGAATTGGGAAGGgagggctgctgggtgctgacACGGGCAGTGTCAACGAGGATGCTCTTGGGGGCGAGGGGCTCGCTGAGAGCCCCCCGGGGATGCTGCCCAGCGCCGGGCTCAGCCTCAGGGCCTGGTGTGGGATGAgacaggagggaggggaagggaggagaagggaggggagggggcttctctggcagcccccagccctggcgGAGGCGCAGCTGCCGGCTGTCATCTCCCGGCGGGGCTGCAACCCAACGCCGCCGTGCCCCGGAGGAGCCCCGGGGCTCGCAGCCGCTCCCCCCCCGTAACCCGAGGCGCAGCCCCGGCTGGGggagggtggggtggggtggtcCATGGGGGAGGGCGTGGGTCTATGGGGGGCGGCCCCGCACCCCCCGAGCCCGGGTTGGGGGCTCGGGGCTCCGCACAGGTGCGGTGCCCCCCCGGGCGCACACAGCGGGCGGGAGGGGCGGCCCCCTGCCGCCGGTGCTGGGCGGCGGAGCGGGGATGCGGCGCCCTCCTCCcgcccttcctcctcctcctcctcctcctccacctccctcccGCCGGCAGCATGAGCccggccttcctcctcctcctcctcctcctcttcctcctgcccgCCCGAGCCCGGCGGGAGCGGCTGCCCGGCGGGGCGCAGGCGGGACGCAGCGCCCCcgctccttcttcctcctcctcctcctccacctcctcctcttcctcctcttcctcctgggcCGCGGGGCCGAGCCGCTTCCCTCGGAGCCgcccggggcggcggcggggccggctgTACTGCCGGGTGGGCATCGGCTTCCACCTGCAGCTGCACCCCGACGGCCGGGTGGACGGCGCCCACGACGCCAGCCCGCTCAGTGAGTGCAGGGGACGGGGGGGTGCCGCGCCGCGCTCGCCCCCCAAGCCCCCTTTTTCCACCTGGCCACTCTCCCACCCTTGCCCCGTAGCTGGCGGAGCCGTGGGAGACAGCCACTTGTGGCCTTTGGGCCCATGACGTGGGATGTGGGTCGCAGGCATGTGCTGCTGATGGCGCTTCGTGGCATCGAGGTGCAGCCCCATGGGCATGGGGACAACGCCACCGACCCCCAGCAGGTGCCCCTTGGTGTGTGGGGCCTGTGGGAGCCTCACTTCCTCCTTAAAATAAACATGGGAAGTGGCAGAGATCCGAtaccgcggggccgggggcttaAGTGTGGCGTCGTGTTTTCTCTCGGCATGTTAATCCCTGCACTCCTTCCTCCGGGGCCACTTTGTCCCAGGGGGAAAAcagagccctgggagcagccGCTGTGTGCCCCGAGGAGCTGTGGTGTCGGTAAGAGGACAGGAGGGGACATCGGGTGGTGGGGACATGCTGGGACACCTGTGCCAAGGGGACAATGACACTGTGCATGGGTGTGAAACATGTCGGTGGCGGTGAGGAGCGATGGTTGGCCCTGCTGTGGGATGAGCTATGGGTCCCACGTGCCCTTCTAGGGTGGGGAGCTTCAGGAAAAAACTGGTGTTGGTGGTAGCTTCAGCCCCAAATCCAGCCTGCTCTTCTACATCCAGGTTTGTGAGGAGTTGGGGTGAGGCGGGTGgcagcaggctggctgcagaaATGAGGGGCTCCATGCTCCTGTGGCTTCCTTTCTCGCCCTTGCCCACTGCCCAGATTTTGGAGATCTGAGTTGTGGCAGTCAAGACTTGCTGGCCAGCACCCAAAATGAGGGATTTCCCCAGGTGGGAGCTTGTTCTGTCACAGCTGAGGCCGAAATCACCCCCTAAACCACAGCTCCTTGCAAACCCCCCAGCACCAGTGCGGGCAAGACCAACTTGTGTGGCTGAACTTGGCTCTGAAACAAGTGAGAAAtctgggggggaaaaagagttTTTCCTGGTGCTGTGGATCTCATGagggcccagcagcactggcagaACTTGTGAAGCCATGGGGCTGGCTGGGAAACAAGGCACCCCTGGTTATTTGCAAAAAAGCATCCTCATCCTCAAAGCCCTTTGCTTTGTTCATCACGGGCTTGTAGCTTAGGGCACAGCTCCCGccagctaaaaataataataataggacAAAACTGATAGCAGTACTGGAGTAAATGCAGGTTTTCATGAGTGAACAAGCAGCTGTGTTGCACAGAGGCAGGTTACTGAGGAGCAGGGTCTTTTGGAGGTGAAATGCAAACgcgagctttttattttttatttttattttaattttgtcacGCTGTTGTGGAGAGAACTGTGATTTATTTTGGGATTTCTGTCATCCTAggtattttggaaatatttgctgTGTCTCAGGGGATTGTAGGAATACGAGGAGTTTTCAGCAACAAATTTTTAGCGAtgtcaaaaaaaggaaaactccaTGCAAGTGTAAGTAAACCCCCGATTATCAGTACATACTGCGTATTGACGGCGTTGCGACAGCTGCACACACACGTGTGTGCGGCAGCGTTGCTCCGGGGCACCTGCGGCTGCCgggagggctctgcagggccGAGGGCAATGGCTTGCGGGAAGCATGGCTGCCTGCCCTGTGGGGGTGAGCCCAGCCTCACGGCCGAGATGTGGGTGTTAGCAATGTGCTCAGGCTGCACAAGCCCACAAGTTGACATAAAGTGGAATTTATTTGCTTGCAAAACTCCCTCGAGTTTTGTCGGAGCATTGGTCCTGGAACCTAATGATGCAGAAATGGTGAGCGCGTCGCTGCTGATTTCTGTGAACTGGACGGAGAGGCTGGGGAAAGTGGGAATGTCTGAGTGAAggtaaaacagggaaaaatgagcacagcaggagcagtgtAGGTAGAGAGGAGCAGGCAAAACACACAGTGAAAACATGAGATGAGACCAAAGCAAACATGAAAGGAGACGGAAGCATCGCCAAGTATGGTCCCCAACCCTCCCCTGCAGTTCATAATGGCCCCATTATTCCCCTCGACGTCTTAAGGCATGCCATGGTGCAGGCAGAAATTAAATCAAACCCCGTCCATGCATGGTTAATCGCTGCTGTAGACAGGGCAGTGTGGAAGCGACCTTGGTGAGGGCAATGAGCAGCGGGACGAGGGCGCACGATGCTCTACACTGATGAAAGCTGTCAATTTGTAGAAACTTGACCCAAACGCCTGAAGATGGCTGGGCTGAATAACACCGATAATGCAAAGCCTGCATCTGTTGTTCCTCCCTGCCTCGGTGGGATAAAGTTATTTCATGGCCTAATGAGTGCGCAGCAGCACAAAGCGCGCCCTGCGCCCGTCACTCACGGCTGCGCTTTGATGCGGGAGCCGCTCCGGTGCCGTTGTGCTGTGCTGCGGATCACACCATGCCTGCGGGCCTCTGGGCTGCTCTGAAAATTGCTCTCTGGGTTCGCAGCTTCCCAGGAGAAGTGCCTGGGTCAGACCTAAAACCTCCCTGTGGTGTGGGCAATGCAGTTATCTCGCCTGAGCATCGCTGTGGCTGTCAGGGCATCGTAGAGCAGCTGGTGTGAGCAAAGCTGTGTCCAGAAGGGGGATGGTTGTGCATGAGCGGTGCAGCACCATGGGttataaaaagaagggaaagcaaCCGAAAGTTGCCAGGATCACATTTCTTTGATGCAAAGAGTGAAAGGAGTCTTAATTCAAGGTGTTACGGGGGGAAAAATGTACTGCATGCTGGGATTCTGTGCCTTGCATTGTAAGGTTCAACTTTTCTGGTTCAGTTAGGAGTTGAAAATCCATCCCAGCCCCATGGACCTTTGGGTCATCGGGGTCAGGACTTGCTCAATGTgccttgcattttcttctggagATGTGGCTGCAGTCAAACACCTTACCCCTGTGCCTGCTCACCTGGCAGCCCCTAAACCTGCTTCTTTGCCAACTTGCATgagaaatgcttcattttgttgGGATGTCAGGGAGTAGAGCTGATGGTTTGTGGCGGTGGGCTGCCTTATTCCCAAAACCCCAGCGCTGGGGGACTGTGCAGCCCCATTTACAGTGGGCGATGCTGCGAATGTTTTACAGATAGCAGGGGGCAGAATGACCCTAGttgatttcagaagaaaattggGGTTATAAGTAACTCCAATGCAATTACAACCTGCATGCCAGCTGCCCTCACAGGCTATCAGGCACAGGTTTGGTGCCAGAGTGATGTGTGCGAGGAGATGGAGTGGGCTTTGGGGTCCTCGGGCCAGAGGCCAAAATTGCGGGGTGTCCACTGTGCTTGGAGCGGTTTGGGAGAGCGACGGCAGTGCTAACCCATCTTTGTGTCCCCCCCTTGCTTTCCACAGGCGCATTTCACATCCGAGTGCCAGTTCCGGGAGCGCTTCCAGGAGAACAGCTACAACACCTACGCCTCGGCCGTGCACCGCGGCCGCCGCTCGGGCCGCGAGTGGTATGTGGCCCTCAACAAGCGGGGCAAGGCCAagcggggctgcagcccccgcgCCCGCCCCCAGCACGTCTCCACGCACTTCTTGCCCCGTTTCCGACAGCCCCCCCCGCCGCAGCTGGCCTTCACTGTCACCCGGCCCGAGAAGAagccgccaccacctcctccaccaccaccaccaaagaaAACGGCAGCGGCCACCCCGCCGCGGCACAGCCACGGCCCTGTCAAATATCGCCTCAAGTTTCGCTTCGGGTAGCCGCGCCACGAGGAGGCTGTGGGGGATTTTTGGGGAGGAGCGGAGCCCAGTACCCCTCCCCATTCCCAGATGGGATGGATGTGGGGGCACTGGCGGAGTGGAgcgggtgctgctgctgtggatggGGAGTGAGGTGCAGGcgttgctctgctgctgctgagggaagCCATGAGGGGCCTCCGCCTCGGACGTGTTTTCTTGCACCGTTTTCGCTGGTGATGCTGTCGACAATCATTTTCGTACAAGAGTTACGTCCAGTAACTCTCAAGTGCCAGAGGGTTTTGGAACTGTGTTGGCAATAATATATCTCTTTGTAAAGGCTGTTAGGGGGAGGACGGCCATTTGCAGACGTGCAGCCCCGTGGATACACTGATCTGAGTTGGTCTGCACACACCTGGAAAACGTTTATGCTGAACCTGTGGGGAACCATAAAACCTCTGCTCTCCTACCAGGGCCTCACCCTGCACTTCattcattaatttaaatgtggtggtggtgttgtaAGGAAGAGCGTGGTGTGGCAGCACTGGCAGCGAAGCTGTTGCAGGTTAATGTGAGCAGGATGGGCTGAAAACCCCTCCTGGTCCCAAACGGGTTTGCTGGTCAAAAGGAGGCTGACAAGGTGAAAACAAATGGGTAAATACCTCTGTTAAACTAAAAGCAGTCTGTAGCTGACTTGAGAGAGTTTTAAGCAATAAAGGTAACTTTTTGAGTGTGTCAACCTTCTTGCGTTTCACAAGCCTTGTCAGCCttgctgtgcttttgtttgcagCTGGCAATTGCATCTGAACCCTTTGCGAGGGGCACAGAGCTGCCTGGCCTCCGAGGCCCGGGGTTAATGAGCAGccatgctgcaggcagccctgcaAAGGGCACCGGGACACGTGCCCTGCTGCACCTCACCCGCTGCAGGACACTTGCACGATGCCTCGAGCTCTTTGTCAGCAAGGCTGCAGACGGTGCTATTGCACAATGTGCACCGACTCCTAAAactcgattttttttttttttctcctcttccctttgctttctgAGTCATCTTTTACCGCAGCCTTTGCAGATATAAAAAGGCTTCAGACATTCATTAGGCACGGAACTGCATGGAGAGAGGCGCGGCGCTCGCGAATGTCAGCTCAAAGCGTGACGCGAACAAGTGCTGAAAAAactgaaatggggaaaaaaaaaagtgaaagaaaggaaaaataaagcaaaaaggcaaaggaaaataacggaaaataaaggaaaatgagaaagaaaaataaaagaaaaacacaaaagtagGGCAgaacgcaaaaaaaaaaagggaagaaaagaggaaaaaggcaaaaaagtaAGGAATAGGataaagaaaaggcaagaaaaaagggaaaagggcaaaaagggcaatggaggggaaaagggtgaaaaagtaaaagaaaaaataataggaagaagcagaaaaaaaataaaaaaagtaaaaagcaaaaggcaaaaaaaaaaaaagcaaacaagggaaaaacagcaaaaagaagcaagaaaaatgcaaaaaaaaaaaaaaagaaaaagaaaaaaaagtaaaaacaaagacaaaatggaaaaaaaaaagaaaaaaaaaaaagaaaaaaaaaaaaggaaaaagccccAAAATAAGAAAAGGTAGAGGCGCAAGGGCACCGaccagcctcccccccccctcccgtgCCGCCGGCGGCCGTTGGGGCGTCCTCGCGCCGGCCGTTACCACAGCGGCGGGCGGGAAGGGCGCGATGGCTGAGGGGCCGCCGGAGCAGCCGCCGGAGGAGCTGCCGGAGGAGCCGGAGGAGCCGGAGGAGCAGCCGGCGGAGCAGCCCTTCGTCTCCTACGAGCAGTACCTGGAGGCGCAGGTGACGCCGAGGGACCTCTACTACCTGGAGGTAGGCGCCGGGAGCGGGCAGAAGGGTCCCGGGGGGTGTGTGGAGGAGCCGCGCTCGGCTCCTGAGGGGAGGTGGGCTGGCAAAATGCTGCTTGGCGAGGTGCTTGGTGTCTGGTAACTGCCCCGCTCCTCTCAGCGTGAGCCACTTGCAGGTGGTGCAGCCGCTGTGTGCAGGTAAGCCCCCAAACTGGGCTGAATTCAGTCTGAAGCGGAGCATGGGATGTGGCAGCAGAACTCACGGTGCAGCAGAAGCTCTGGGAGCTCAGAAGCAAGCCTCAAGTTGCAGGTCACGGCCAGGAAGCCTGTTGTGTGAGCAGCAGTTTGGTAGCTGAGGTCTACCCAGAGAAGCCAAAGACAGCAAGAAACACCCCTCTGTCTAGAAGTACAACATGAGGGGAACGCAATGGGGCTGGCTCTGATGTGCAGTGCTGCCTTTG from Anas acuta chromosome 4, bAnaAcu1.1, whole genome shotgun sequence includes these protein-coding regions:
- the PRDM8 gene encoding PR domain zinc finger protein 8 is translated as MEDAGVQRGLWDGDAKTVQQCLTDIFTSVYTTCDIPENAIFGPCVLSHTSLYDSIAFIALKSTDKRTVPYIFRVDTSAANGSAEGLMWLRLVQSAREREEQNLEAYIKSGQLFYRSLRRIAKDEELLVWYGKELTELLLLGPARAPARSNGSPPYACPECSQRFQFELPFAAHLRFRCPKRLHGAGTGPAEPHGGKEAAGKEPEAAKFCKPAGPLHHPFPDGTAATKPSTDFHNLARELENSRGAPGSGGSPGRPAPPDGAPEAAGGKAKRRYPEEEERGRFPTERPGLPSAPKEELVCTPQQQQQYRAAGSYCGLEEGGRLFAPPSPETGEAKRSAFVEVKKAARGPEPDGAAEEGQERASPPGTGTGGPGPGGGEPGLCPRGSGGPLGARLEGGSPARGSAFSTVPQLGGGPGGGPGGAEERKSAFSQPARSFPHGPPLVLGQKLGGLGEPCPDGSSAAPGRLYAAEALAVKLPGGGGEGAAGGGGGPGGGPGGGPGGGGGLPKQSPFLYATAFWPKSSAAAAVAAAAAGPLQLQLPSALTLLPPSFTSLCLPAQNWCAKCNASFRMTSDLVYHMRSHHKKEYALEPLVKRRREEKLKCPICNESFRERHHLSRHMTSHN
- the FGF5 gene encoding fibroblast growth factor 5 isoform X1, whose product is MGGGPAPPEPGLGARGSAQVRCPPGRTQRAGGAAPCRRCWAAERGCGALLPPFLLLLLLLHLPPAGSMSPAFLLLLLLLFLLPARARRERLPGGAQAGRSAPAPSSSSSSSTSSSSSSSSWAAGPSRFPRSRPGRRRGRLYCRVGIGFHLQLHPDGRVDGAHDASPLSILEIFAVSQGIVGIRGVFSNKFLAMSKKGKLHASAHFTSECQFRERFQENSYNTYASAVHRGRRSGREWYVALNKRGKAKRGCSPRARPQHVSTHFLPRFRQPPPPQLAFTVTRPEKKPPPPPPPPPPKKTAAATPPRHSHGPVKYRLKFRFG
- the FGF5 gene encoding fibroblast growth factor 5 isoform X2 gives rise to the protein MTWDVGRRHVLLMALRGIEVQPHGHGDNATDPQQVPLGVWGLWEPHFLLKINMGSGRDPIPRGRGLKCGVVFSLGMLIPALLPPGPLCPRGKTEPWEQPLCAPRSCGVGILEIFAVSQGIVGIRGVFSNKFLAMSKKGKLHASAHFTSECQFRERFQENSYNTYASAVHRGRRSGREWYVALNKRGKAKRGCSPRARPQHVSTHFLPRFRQPPPPQLAFTVTRPEKKPPPPPPPPPPKKTAAATPPRHSHGPVKYRLKFRFG